In Acidobacteriota bacterium, one DNA window encodes the following:
- a CDS encoding tyrosine-type recombinase/integrase, which yields MPLPERTVELLREYWVTHRNPAWMFPSEGRVHVDLKSSTEPMHKSSVQHAFRAALKETKFNKAASVHTLRHSWATHLLEAGVNLRLIQEYLGHSSPTTTSIYTHLTARAEDLGREAINRIMVGL from the coding sequence GTGCCTCTGCCCGAGCGCACGGTAGAGTTGTTGCGCGAGTACTGGGTGACGCATCGCAACCCGGCGTGGATGTTCCCATCCGAAGGCCGGGTCCACGTTGACCTAAAGAGTTCGACCGAGCCAATGCACAAGAGCTCGGTTCAACACGCATTCCGAGCGGCGCTCAAAGAGACCAAGTTCAACAAGGCGGCATCCGTTCACACGCTGAGGCACAGTTGGGCGACGCATCTGCTTGAAGCGGGAGTGAACCTGCGGCTGATCCAAGAGTATCTGGGTCACAGTTCGCCGACGACCACCAGCATCTACACACATCTGACGGCGAGAGCGGAAGACCTCGGCCGGGAAGCCATCAACCGGATCATGGTTGGGCTGTGA
- a CDS encoding tetratricopeptide repeat protein has protein sequence MKIPRSLAHTAFPFCALLLLLLSPTGASAQKGEMTFTTKSPEALKLFLEGLDKLDNVEGPAAAPLFERAIKADPDFAMAYLLRAQSGGGFQIFRQNLAKAVELSAKASPGEREWIMYAQAQADNNAAQAKAHLDKLLMLFPNDKRVHQLAGNYYRGQGDDQMAAQEFRKAIEIDKNFAAAYNQLGYSLSFQGNYKEAEKAFQDYVRLRPNSPNPYDSYAELLLKQGRYDESIAQYKKALEKDPAFSGSLAGIGNNYIFKRDYEKARQSYQEQFDRAPNVNQKIGAMNLTVASYVHEGKTAEAVQAAERLAKFADEQKQIQPAIGAHDTAAFILAEAGKFEEAAKHLAEADRLRDDPSLPERVRENNRGGKMFSHAYMMISQGKFDAAKVQIEELSKFISTRNNRFEQRGLNELMGMLALKQGDHARALEYFAKGDPDDPIVWYYTAQAYEGKGDKQNAKMLYRRVADWNQNNTGYAIVRPRALAKLEEAAKEASKPR, from the coding sequence ATGAAAATCCCTCGTTCGCTCGCACACACCGCCTTCCCCTTCTGCGCGCTCCTCCTCTTACTCCTGTCGCCGACCGGCGCATCCGCGCAGAAAGGGGAGATGACTTTCACCACCAAATCTCCCGAGGCCTTAAAGCTCTTCCTCGAAGGCCTGGATAAGCTCGATAACGTGGAGGGCCCAGCCGCCGCCCCACTGTTCGAGCGCGCCATCAAGGCCGACCCGGATTTCGCCATGGCGTACCTCCTCCGTGCACAATCGGGCGGCGGATTTCAGATCTTCCGGCAGAACCTGGCGAAGGCCGTGGAGCTGAGCGCGAAGGCTTCGCCGGGCGAGCGTGAATGGATCATGTACGCGCAGGCACAGGCCGACAACAACGCGGCGCAAGCCAAAGCGCACCTCGACAAGCTCCTGATGCTCTTCCCGAATGACAAGCGCGTGCATCAACTGGCCGGTAATTATTACCGCGGGCAGGGCGATGACCAGATGGCAGCGCAGGAATTTAGGAAGGCCATAGAAATCGACAAGAACTTCGCCGCTGCCTACAACCAGCTCGGCTACTCGCTGTCCTTCCAGGGCAACTACAAGGAGGCTGAGAAGGCTTTTCAGGACTACGTCAGGCTGCGGCCTAACAGCCCGAACCCTTACGACTCGTACGCGGAACTCCTGCTCAAGCAGGGGCGCTACGACGAGTCAATCGCGCAGTACAAAAAGGCGCTTGAAAAAGACCCGGCGTTCAGCGGCTCTTTGGCCGGCATCGGCAACAACTACATCTTCAAGCGCGACTACGAGAAAGCGCGCCAATCCTACCAGGAGCAGTTCGACCGCGCGCCCAACGTCAACCAGAAGATCGGTGCGATGAACCTGACGGTTGCCTCCTACGTCCACGAGGGGAAGACGGCGGAAGCCGTGCAGGCGGCGGAGCGGCTGGCGAAGTTCGCGGATGAGCAGAAACAGATTCAGCCGGCAATAGGCGCTCACGACACCGCCGCATTCATCCTGGCCGAAGCGGGTAAGTTCGAGGAAGCCGCGAAGCACCTCGCGGAAGCCGACAGGCTCAGGGATGACCCTTCACTACCGGAGCGCGTCCGCGAGAACAATCGCGGGGGCAAGATGTTTAGCCACGCCTACATGATGATCTCTCAAGGGAAGTTCGACGCGGCGAAAGTGCAGATCGAAGAGCTGAGCAAGTTCATCTCCACCCGCAACAACCGGTTCGAACAGAGGGGGCTCAACGAGTTGATGGGAATGCTGGCGCTCAAGCAGGGGGATCACGCCAGGGCGCTCGAGTACTTCGCCAAAGGCGACCCGGACGACCCAATCGTCTGGTATTACACGGCCCAAGCCTACGAGGGTAAGGGGGACAAGCAAAACGCGAAGATGTTGTACCGCCGGGTAGCCGACTGGAATCAGAACAACACCGGCTACGCCATCGTGAGACCGCGCGCCCTGGCTAAGTTGGAGGAGGCGGCCAAGGAGGCCTCTAAGCCCCGGTAG
- a CDS encoding TIGR02587 family membrane protein produces MTNANRQSPWRTELDDLMRGVAGAFLFGAPFLFTMEVWWKGNFTSPPRMLLMLGIAYAALVLLDLRGGFRTEHSRTWPRIFTDSLEALAIALLTATLSLILIGVVRFDTGLEAAMGRIITEALPFSIGVGIANNVLQNRDENNAGTDGSRKDPSKHQGHDNAWRGTLADAGATALGAVIIAAAISPTDEIPMIASTLSSSWLLVIIASSLLISYIIVFEANFGAQTMRRSQPGLFQNPISETLASYLIALLVSLLMLLLFQLLRAEDPLSQWVSYTIVLGLPATIGGAAGRLAL; encoded by the coding sequence ATGACGAACGCCAATCGCCAATCGCCTTGGCGAACTGAGCTTGATGATTTGATGCGCGGTGTGGCGGGAGCATTCCTCTTCGGTGCGCCGTTCCTATTTACAATGGAGGTCTGGTGGAAAGGTAACTTCACTTCGCCTCCACGTATGCTGCTAATGCTAGGAATAGCTTATGCCGCACTCGTCTTGCTTGACTTGCGGGGCGGTTTTCGCACGGAACATTCACGCACTTGGCCGCGAATATTTACCGATAGCTTGGAAGCGCTGGCGATTGCCCTGCTGACTGCGACACTCAGCTTAATCTTGATAGGTGTCGTCCGCTTTGATACAGGACTTGAGGCCGCTATGGGCCGCATCATTACTGAGGCATTACCATTCAGCATAGGCGTTGGGATTGCGAACAACGTACTCCAGAATCGCGACGAAAATAACGCCGGCACTGACGGTAGCAGGAAGGATCCTTCTAAGCATCAAGGGCATGACAATGCCTGGCGCGGCACGCTGGCTGATGCGGGCGCGACAGCACTGGGCGCAGTGATTATTGCCGCCGCCATATCTCCCACAGACGAAATTCCTATGATTGCGAGTACGCTTTCATCATCCTGGTTGCTGGTCATCATCGCCAGTTCATTATTGATTTCATACATAATTGTGTTTGAAGCTAACTTCGGCGCCCAGACCATGCGCAGGTCACAGCCGGGACTTTTTCAAAACCCGATCAGCGAAACCCTGGCCTCTTACCTGATCGCGTTATTGGTCTCATTGTTGATGCTCTTGTTATTCCAATTGCTTCGCGCGGAGGATCCTCTCAGCCAGTGGGTCAGCTACACTATTGTTCTGGGACTTCCGGCTACAATTGGTGGAGCGGCGGGAAGGCTAGCCTTATGA